In the genome of Candidatus Omnitrophota bacterium, one region contains:
- the pdxA gene encoding 4-hydroxythreonine-4-phosphate dehydrogenase PdxA: MIKKPRIAITMGDPSGIGPEIIAKSLNKIKGLADFTIIGDAFVLEKSGCDFRKNKVRLVDLNNVSPGDFCFGKTRASYGRACVDYLDVCVRMAANNQVDCIVTSPVSKEALSMAGFNIVGHSEYFKKAFGVKNIVMMLLNKSLRFALLTRHIPLKDVSGSINASGLKQTFCLTVESLNKMFSIKTPRLVICALNPHASDNGTIGDEENKIIKPFLAAIGKNKGYSVKLLPADVAIKKMDQKLFDCALALYHDQALIPLKLSGDDTGVNITLGLPLVRTSALHGVGFDIAGKNLARPDSFITAVKQAVSCFKNSKYARNR, translated from the coding sequence ATGATTAAAAAACCAAGAATTGCTATTACTATGGGGGATCCTTCCGGGATCGGCCCTGAAATTATTGCCAAATCTTTGAATAAAATTAAAGGCTTGGCAGATTTTACAATTATTGGCGATGCCTTTGTTTTAGAAAAGTCCGGGTGCGACTTTAGAAAGAACAAAGTAAGGCTTGTGGATTTGAATAATGTTTCGCCCGGGGATTTTTGTTTTGGAAAGACCAGGGCTTCTTATGGCAGGGCCTGTGTTGATTATCTTGATGTTTGCGTGAGAATGGCAGCAAACAACCAAGTTGACTGCATAGTTACTTCTCCTGTATCCAAAGAGGCGCTAAGCATGGCAGGATTTAATATTGTCGGGCATAGTGAATATTTCAAGAAGGCTTTTGGCGTTAAGAACATCGTAATGATGCTTCTAAACAAAAGTTTACGTTTCGCGCTTTTGACCAGGCATATACCCTTAAAAGATGTTTCCGGCAGTATTAATGCCAGCGGCCTAAAGCAGACATTTTGCCTTACCGTGGAATCGCTTAACAAGATGTTTTCCATTAAAACTCCGCGGCTTGTTATCTGCGCGCTTAATCCGCATGCTTCAGATAATGGCACGATAGGGGATGAAGAAAATAAAATCATTAAGCCGTTTTTGGCCGCAATAGGCAAAAATAAAGGTTATTCGGTAAAACTTCTTCCGGCAGATGTGGCAATAAAAAAGATGGACCAGAAATTATTTGATTGCGCGCTTGCCTTGTATCATGATCAGGCGCTTATCCCCTTGAAATTGTCCGGGGATGATACAGGGGTAAATATCACCCTGGGGCTGCCATTGGTACGCACGTCGGCTTTACACGGGGTCGGTTTTGATATAGCCGGCAAGAATCTGGCGCGCCCCGATTCATTCATTACCGCAGTAAAACAAGCGGTATCTTGTTTCAAAAACAGCAAATATGCGCGTAATCGCTAA
- the rsmA gene encoding 16S rRNA (adenine(1518)-N(6)/adenine(1519)-N(6))-dimethyltransferase RsmA: protein MRVIAKKRLGQNFLADKNMQGKIIASFGAKEKDRVLEIGPGEGALTGGLLEKRLNVTAIELDNRLFKLLADKFSGYPNLTLLNQDILKTDIRPLAAGQKIKVIGNIPYYITTPIIEHLFNSREVISDVYLTVQKEFAQRVTASSGTKKFGALSCFVQYYSEPKILFFIKKDCFCPIPKVDSAFLHLKILDKPKVEVADEALFFKLVRTCFQQRRKVLSNTLKSLIPKEDISYFCRENALKPNVRAEELSLDIFAKLANHKFFQKKG from the coding sequence ATGCGCGTAATCGCTAAGAAAAGATTGGGCCAGAATTTCCTTGCCGATAAAAACATGCAGGGAAAGATCATTGCTTCTTTTGGGGCAAAAGAAAAAGACCGCGTGCTTGAGATTGGCCCCGGGGAAGGGGCTTTGACTGGCGGGCTTCTTGAAAAGCGGTTGAATGTCACTGCCATAGAGTTAGATAACAGGCTTTTTAAGCTTTTAGCAGATAAATTTTCAGGATATCCTAATTTAACCCTGCTTAATCAGGATATTCTGAAAACCGATATCAGGCCTTTAGCGGCAGGGCAGAAGATAAAAGTAATCGGCAACATTCCTTACTATATAACTACCCCGATCATCGAACATCTGTTTAATTCCAGGGAAGTTATTTCCGATGTATATCTTACGGTGCAGAAAGAATTCGCGCAAAGGGTAACTGCTTCAAGCGGCACAAAAAAGTTTGGAGCATTGAGTTGCTTTGTGCAGTATTATTCCGAACCTAAAATCTTATTTTTTATTAAAAAAGATTGTTTCTGCCCAATCCCAAAAGTGGATTCGGCATTTTTGCATTTAAAGATACTGGATAAGCCCAAGGTAGAAGTTGCCGATGAAGCATTATTTTTTAAGCTGGTGCGCACCTGTTTTCAGCAGCGTAGGAAGGTTTTATCCAATACCCTAAAAAGCCTTATCCCCAAAGAGGATATTTCTTATTTCTGCCGAGAAAACGCCTTAAAGCCAAACGTGCGAGCGGAGGAACTTTCCCTGGATATTTTCGCCAAACTTGCCAATCATAAATTTTTTCAAAAAAAAGGTTGA
- the rpmG gene encoding 50S ribosomal protein L33, with product MREIITLECTVCKNRNYTDTKNKKQHQDKLETSKYCKFCHKHTSHKEIK from the coding sequence ATGAGAGAAATAATCACCCTGGAATGCACAGTTTGTAAAAACAGAAATTATACTGACACCAAGAACAAGAAACAGCATCAGGATAAATTAGAAACCTCTAAGTATTGTAAATTTTGTCATAAGCATACGTCGCATAAAGAAATCAAGTAG
- the secE gene encoding preprotein translocase subunit SecE produces the protein MNIIAKPVQFVQEVRQELTKVSWSTRQELIGSTIAVIVVTLIMAFYIFVIDSGLSKILSVVFK, from the coding sequence ATGAATATTATCGCAAAGCCGGTTCAATTTGTTCAAGAAGTAAGACAGGAATTAACTAAGGTCTCGTGGTCAACCCGCCAGGAATTAATCGGTTCTACCATCGCGGTTATCGTGGTGACGCTGATTATGGCATTTTATATTTTTGTCATTGATAGCGGCCTGTCTAAAATATTAAGCGTGGTGTTCAAGTAA
- the nusG gene encoding transcription termination/antitermination protein NusG, protein MKNWYIVHTQTGLEEKAKKLLEKRISASSVSESFSQVVIPTEQVSEIRSGKKRISQRKFFPGYILIEMELNDETYMLVKTTAGVTGFIGLGRKPMPLPAAEVDTILKKTQETQAKPSPKTIFEKGEQVRVTEGPFVNFNGTIDEIHPEKGKLKASVSIFGRATPVELEYWQVEKI, encoded by the coding sequence ATGAAAAACTGGTATATTGTCCATACCCAAACAGGCCTAGAGGAAAAAGCCAAGAAGCTTCTTGAGAAAAGAATTTCGGCCTCAAGCGTTTCAGAATCTTTTTCGCAAGTGGTCATTCCCACCGAGCAGGTCTCTGAAATCCGTTCTGGCAAGAAAAGGATTTCCCAGCGTAAATTCTTTCCCGGTTACATTCTTATTGAGATGGAGTTAAATGACGAAACTTATATGTTGGTTAAAACTACCGCGGGGGTTACCGGTTTTATCGGCCTTGGCAGAAAACCGATGCCGCTTCCGGCTGCTGAAGTGGATACGATACTCAAGAAAACTCAAGAAACCCAAGCCAAGCCCAGCCCTAAAACCATCTTTGAAAAGGGCGAGCAGGTCAGGGTTACTGAAGGCCCCTTTGTTAATTTTAACGGGACCATAGATGAGATACATCCGGAAAAAGGAAAATTAAAAGCAAGTGTCTCCATATTCGGCAGGGCCACTCCGGTAGAATTAGAATATTGGCAGGTAGAGAAAATTTAA
- the rplK gene encoding 50S ribosomal protein L11, whose amino-acid sequence MAKKITAQIKLHVPAGQANPAPPVGPALGQHGVNIMQFCKQFNDQTKGKGDGLIFPVVISVYEDRSFTFIIKSPPSSVLLKRSANLAKASGTAGKEIIGKVTRKQAEEIAKQKMKDINTSDMDAAVKIIQGTARSMGIVIEG is encoded by the coding sequence ATGGCTAAGAAAATAACCGCTCAAATTAAACTGCATGTTCCCGCAGGCCAGGCAAATCCGGCGCCGCCAGTAGGGCCGGCATTGGGCCAGCACGGGGTTAACATCATGCAATTCTGTAAGCAATTTAATGATCAGACTAAAGGAAAAGGCGATGGCTTGATCTTTCCGGTTGTCATAAGTGTTTACGAAGACCGTTCCTTTACCTTTATTATTAAAAGCCCGCCGTCATCGGTGCTTTTAAAAAGGTCGGCTAATCTGGCAAAGGCTTCCGGTACCGCCGGGAAGGAAATAATCGGCAAGGTTACCAGAAAACAGGCGGAAGAGATCGCCAAGCAGAAGATGAAAGATATCAATACCTCCGATATGGACGCGGCGGTAAAAATCATTCAAGGCACAGCCCGCAGTATGGGTATTGTGATAGAGGGATAG
- the rplA gene encoding 50S ribosomal protein L1 produces the protein MKKRSKRYQQVEKSVDSEKEVSLKEAVAALKKLPQPKFDASVDLHFSLNVDSKKSDQMVRGTVILPHGTGKKVRVAVFCKGEHDRQARDCGADFVGSNELIDKVSGGFLDFDVAIATPEMMKDLSKLGKVLGPRGLMPSPKTGTVTNDITKAIEDVKRGKVEYRVDKQGGIHLSVGKFSFSEDKIYENALKVVDAINEAKPSSVKGKFVKTAAISTTMNPAVRISV, from the coding sequence ATGAAAAAACGCAGCAAAAGATACCAACAGGTAGAAAAGTCAGTTGATAGCGAAAAAGAGGTTTCTCTTAAAGAAGCGGTAGCCGCTTTAAAGAAATTACCTCAGCCGAAGTTTGACGCTTCTGTTGACCTGCATTTTAGCCTTAACGTGGATTCCAAAAAGTCCGACCAGATGGTCCGCGGCACGGTAATCCTGCCGCATGGAACAGGCAAAAAAGTGCGCGTGGCTGTCTTTTGCAAGGGCGAACATGACCGTCAGGCGCGTGATTGCGGGGCCGATTTTGTGGGGTCAAACGAGCTTATTGATAAAGTTTCCGGTGGATTCCTGGATTTTGATGTTGCCATCGCTACTCCTGAAATGATGAAAGATTTAAGCAAATTAGGCAAGGTTTTAGGCCCCAGGGGATTGATGCCCAGCCCCAAGACCGGCACTGTCACTAATGATATTACCAAGGCCATTGAAGACGTAAAGCGCGGCAAGGTGGAATATCGCGTGGATAAACAGGGCGGCATTCATTTATCCGTGGGGAAGTTTTCTTTTAGTGAAGATAAAATATATGAGAACGCCTTAAAGGTGGTCGATGCTATTAATGAAGCCAAGCCTTCAAGCGTTAAAGGAAAGTTTGTTAAGACGGCAGCTATTTCTACTACCATGAATCCAGCCGTAAGGATAAGCGTATGA
- the rplJ gene encoding 50S ribosomal protein L10: MKKIGLEVKEISGTRIKKYIKESESVFVVKYSGLSSPDICSLRQALRDVKVGMFVVKNTVARRALKDAGFEETSKKIEGPCGLVFIKEESAAASKVICNFAKDHEKLQVQGGFLNEKLLERKDIEALAKLPSKDVLRAQVVCTLKSPINNLVFVLNGTLKKFAVCLEQIKQKKAS, encoded by the coding sequence ATGAAAAAAATCGGATTAGAAGTCAAGGAAATCTCCGGCACTAGGATTAAGAAATACATCAAGGAGTCGGAAAGTGTTTTTGTGGTTAAGTATTCCGGTTTGTCAAGCCCGGATATCTGCTCTCTAAGGCAGGCCCTAAGAGATGTGAAGGTGGGGATGTTTGTGGTAAAAAATACCGTTGCCCGCCGCGCGCTCAAAGACGCAGGATTTGAAGAAACCTCCAAGAAAATAGAGGGCCCATGCGGGCTTGTTTTTATAAAAGAAGAATCCGCTGCTGCCTCTAAGGTGATCTGCAATTTTGCCAAAGATCATGAGAAGCTTCAGGTGCAAGGCGGATTTCTCAATGAGAAGCTTTTAGAAAGAAAAGACATTGAGGCGTTAGCAAAGCTTCCTTCAAAAGATGTATTAAGGGCGCAGGTCGTATGCACCTTAAAGTCGCCTATAAATAATTTGGTTTTTGTTCTAAACGGGACACTAAAGAAATTTGCGGTTTGTCTTGAGCAGATTAAACAAAAAAAGGCATCATAA
- the rplL gene encoding 50S ribosomal protein L7/L12, which translates to MSNVKMDEMIKSIEEMTVLELSDLVKALEDKFGVQANMPMMAMPAAAAGAAGAAPAAEEKSAFTVVLASAGANKIAVIKEVRTITNLGLKEAKDLVDAAPKPVKEGANKEEAEEMKKKLEAAGATVELK; encoded by the coding sequence ATGTCGAACGTGAAAATGGATGAAATGATCAAATCGATTGAAGAGATGACAGTGCTAGAGCTGTCGGATCTGGTCAAGGCGCTTGAAGATAAATTCGGAGTCCAGGCAAATATGCCGATGATGGCTATGCCCGCAGCGGCAGCTGGAGCAGCTGGCGCAGCGCCTGCCGCCGAAGAAAAGAGCGCCTTTACGGTAGTTTTAGCCAGTGCCGGGGCCAACAAGATCGCTGTTATCAAGGAAGTCCGCACAATCACAAACTTAGGCCTTAAAGAAGCAAAGGATTTAGTCGACGCAGCTCCCAAGCCCGTCAAAGAAGGCGCCAATAAAGAAGAAGCTGAAGAAATGAAGAAAAAGCTTGAGGCGGCTGGCGCTACCGTTGAATTAAAATAA